A stretch of Microbacterium sp. 4R-513 DNA encodes these proteins:
- a CDS encoding LacI family DNA-binding transcriptional regulator — MVSIDEVARAAGVSTATVSRALSGRGHVSDPTRARVEAAAKSLGYVVSASASSLASGRTRNIGVLVPFLDRWFFSTVLSGIATALQRRGYDITLYTLTADRSQRREIFDTFLRRQRIDGVIAISIELGEEETDLLLELNLPVIAIGGPNAKLTTLTVEDATVARLATEHLIALGHHAIAHIGASPEFDIDFHIPTQRRQGFEQALADAGLPARPELYEPADFTIEGGFRAAKQILGRPGANPTAIFAASDEMAIGALLAARELGYRVPEDLSVIGIDGHELGEFFRLTTVDQFPLGQGERAADAILAELEMPQGERGARSDLPFELIVRGSTSRLPA, encoded by the coding sequence GTGGTCAGCATCGATGAGGTGGCTCGCGCAGCGGGCGTCTCGACGGCGACGGTGTCACGCGCGCTCAGCGGGCGCGGCCACGTGTCGGACCCGACTCGCGCCCGGGTGGAAGCCGCCGCGAAGAGCCTCGGCTACGTCGTCTCGGCGTCGGCATCGAGCCTCGCCTCGGGGCGCACGCGCAACATCGGCGTGCTCGTCCCGTTCCTCGACCGGTGGTTCTTCAGCACGGTCCTGAGCGGCATCGCAACAGCGCTCCAGCGCCGCGGCTACGACATCACGCTCTACACGCTCACCGCCGACCGGTCCCAGCGACGCGAGATCTTCGACACGTTCCTGCGTCGGCAGCGCATCGACGGCGTGATCGCGATCTCGATCGAGCTCGGCGAGGAGGAGACCGATCTGCTCCTCGAGCTGAATCTCCCGGTCATCGCGATCGGCGGTCCGAACGCCAAGCTCACGACCCTCACGGTCGAGGATGCGACGGTCGCGCGCCTGGCGACCGAGCACCTCATCGCGCTCGGGCACCACGCGATCGCGCACATCGGCGCGAGCCCCGAGTTCGACATCGACTTCCACATCCCGACGCAGCGCCGGCAGGGCTTCGAGCAGGCGCTGGCGGATGCCGGTCTCCCGGCGCGTCCGGAACTCTACGAGCCCGCCGACTTCACGATCGAGGGCGGATTCCGCGCCGCGAAGCAGATACTCGGGCGGCCCGGCGCCAATCCGACGGCGATCTTCGCGGCATCCGACGAGATGGCGATCGGCGCGCTGCTGGCGGCCCGCGAGCTGGGCTACCGCGTGCCGGAGGACCTCTCGGTGATCGGTATCGACGGTCACGAGCTGGGCGAGTTCTTCCGCCTGACGACGGTCGACCAGTTCCCCCTCGGTCAGGGCGAGCGCGCCGCCGATGCGATCCTCGCCGAGCTCGAGATGCCCCAGGGCGAGCGCGGCGCCCGCTCGGACCTCCCGTTCGAGCTCATCGTGCGCGGTTCGACGAGCCGGCTCCCCGCCTGA
- a CDS encoding APC family permease: protein MALPIFASDALSSVAYAPQELLMILLTGGLAFLAFSPWIALAVVVLLVVVVVSYRQLIKAYPSGGGDYEVARKNLGEVPGVVVASALLVDYVLTVAVSVSSGVDNIISALPVLANLRVELAVAFVILIVIVNLRGVREASLVFAIPTYVFIGSVGVMIAVGLFETVTGNPPVASSADYAVQAEDLTQAAVILLVLRAFSSGCSALTGVEAVANGVPAFRKPKVRNAQTTLALMGTIAILLFSGLTALALISGVHYAENPCSLIGFDCETAVQPSLMAQVAAATFGMGSIPFYVIQAATALVLLLAANTAFNGFPLLGSVLARDGYAPKALNTRGDRLVFSNGMIILGIAAIGVIVVYQANLTTLIQLYIIGVFVSFSLGQIGMVRHWRRMLRETTRIEARRDPRAAAERASATKGLIINSFGATLTVFVLVIVTITKFTHGAYLVFLAIPILATLMIGVNRYYRDVEHEIEMTDDVHFGSSGDVALILVNRLQKPVAKAIDYALAARHDKTLAIHVAVTKEEAKSLQEEWERHRMPIPLVIIESPFRTYAGPIAEFIKQYRAKNGPTVMTVYLPQYIVGHWWESLLHNRRASRIGQQLMLVHGVTITLVPWLLDSSELIYGRRSRPVPGQERAGRPFEPEPENVPIVERSSLERPDGL, encoded by the coding sequence ATGGCCCTGCCGATCTTCGCGTCGGACGCGCTGTCTTCGGTGGCCTATGCGCCGCAGGAGCTGCTGATGATCCTGCTGACCGGAGGACTCGCGTTCCTCGCGTTCAGCCCGTGGATCGCGCTGGCCGTCGTCGTGCTCCTGGTCGTCGTCGTCGTGAGCTACCGCCAGCTCATCAAGGCATACCCGTCCGGCGGCGGCGACTACGAGGTCGCGCGCAAGAACCTCGGCGAAGTGCCCGGCGTGGTCGTGGCGTCGGCCCTGCTCGTCGACTACGTCCTGACGGTCGCGGTGTCGGTCTCGTCGGGCGTCGACAACATCATCTCGGCGCTGCCGGTCCTCGCGAATCTCCGCGTCGAGCTGGCCGTCGCTTTCGTCATCCTCATCGTCATCGTGAATCTCCGCGGCGTCCGCGAGGCGTCGCTCGTCTTCGCGATCCCGACCTACGTGTTCATCGGGTCGGTAGGGGTCATGATCGCCGTCGGCCTGTTCGAGACCGTCACCGGGAATCCGCCCGTCGCCTCGAGCGCCGATTACGCCGTGCAGGCCGAAGACCTCACGCAGGCCGCCGTCATCCTGCTCGTGCTCCGCGCGTTCTCGAGCGGCTGTTCCGCCCTGACCGGTGTCGAGGCCGTCGCGAACGGCGTGCCGGCCTTCCGCAAGCCCAAGGTCCGCAACGCTCAGACGACGCTCGCCCTCATGGGGACGATCGCGATCCTCCTCTTCTCGGGCCTCACGGCGCTCGCGCTCATCTCGGGCGTCCACTACGCCGAGAACCCCTGCAGCCTCATCGGCTTCGACTGCGAGACCGCCGTCCAGCCGAGCCTCATGGCGCAGGTCGCGGCGGCGACGTTCGGAATGGGGTCGATCCCCTTCTACGTCATCCAGGCGGCGACGGCGCTCGTCCTGCTCCTCGCGGCCAATACCGCGTTCAACGGCTTCCCGCTGCTCGGCTCGGTGCTCGCCCGCGACGGCTACGCGCCCAAGGCGCTCAACACGCGCGGTGATCGGCTCGTCTTCTCGAACGGCATGATCATCCTGGGCATCGCGGCGATCGGCGTCATCGTGGTGTACCAGGCGAACCTCACGACGCTGATCCAGCTCTACATCATCGGCGTCTTCGTCTCGTTCTCGCTCGGCCAGATCGGCATGGTGAGGCACTGGAGACGGATGCTGCGCGAGACGACCCGCATCGAGGCGAGACGCGATCCGCGCGCCGCCGCCGAGCGCGCGAGTGCCACCAAGGGCCTCATCATCAACTCGTTCGGGGCCACGCTGACCGTCTTCGTTCTCGTCATCGTGACGATCACGAAGTTCACGCACGGCGCATACCTCGTCTTCCTCGCCATCCCGATCCTCGCGACGCTCATGATCGGCGTGAACCGCTACTACCGCGATGTCGAGCATGAGATCGAGATGACCGATGACGTCCACTTCGGCTCGTCCGGCGATGTGGCCCTCATCCTCGTCAACCGCCTGCAGAAGCCCGTCGCGAAGGCGATCGACTACGCGCTCGCGGCGCGGCACGACAAGACGCTCGCGATCCACGTCGCCGTGACGAAGGAGGAGGCGAAGTCGCTCCAGGAGGAATGGGAGCGGCATCGGATGCCCATCCCGCTCGTCATCATCGAGTCGCCGTTCCGCACCTACGCCGGGCCGATCGCGGAGTTCATCAAGCAGTACCGGGCGAAGAACGGCCCGACCGTCATGACGGTCTACCTCCCGCAGTACATCGTGGGGCACTGGTGGGAGTCGCTCCTGCACAACCGCCGCGCGAGCCGCATCGGGCAGCAGCTCATGCTCGTGCACGGCGTGACGATCACCCTCGTGCCGTGGCTGCTCGACTCCTCTGAGCTCATCTACGGCCGCCGCTCGCGGCCCGTCCCGGGTCAGGAGCGCGCCGGCCGGCCGTTCGAGCCGGAGCCCGAGAACGTGCCGATCGTCGAGCGGTCGAGCCTGGAGCGGCCCGACGGGTTGTGA
- a CDS encoding amidohydrolase, whose amino-acid sequence MTIDLEALYIDLHRHPELSFQETRTAGIVTQRLTELGLEFEEGLGKTGVATSIENGEGPVVWLRADMDGLPVEERTGLAYASTARGVDPAGTDVPVMHACGHDMHVTCLLGALERLLETKDEWSGTVVAVFQPAEEYGAGAQAMIADGVLDRFPKPDIVLGQHLTPLPAGTIGVRSGTQMAASDGLTVVLHGRGGHGSRPHSTIDPVVMAAATVMRLQTIVSREVDPRDVAVVTVGSIHAGLKNNIIPAEAKLELSLRYPDDEARERVLEKVERIVRAEAAASGAEEEPVITTDHTLPPTINDVAATDRLTQAFDAAFGQGTVVDPGMFTGSEDVSWFARESGVPLVYWFWGGVDPQAYAEASAAGTLERDIPTNHSPFFAPVLHPTIERGVDALVVAAQEFLEAPGSD is encoded by the coding sequence ATGACGATCGACCTCGAGGCCCTGTACATCGACCTGCACCGGCATCCCGAGCTCTCGTTCCAAGAGACCCGCACGGCGGGGATCGTCACGCAGCGCCTCACCGAGCTCGGCCTCGAGTTCGAGGAGGGCCTCGGCAAGACCGGTGTCGCGACGAGCATCGAGAACGGCGAGGGGCCCGTCGTGTGGCTCCGCGCCGACATGGACGGCCTCCCCGTCGAGGAGCGCACGGGCCTCGCATATGCCTCGACGGCCCGCGGCGTCGACCCGGCCGGCACGGACGTGCCTGTGATGCACGCGTGCGGCCACGACATGCACGTGACCTGCCTGCTGGGAGCCCTCGAGCGCCTCCTCGAGACGAAGGACGAGTGGTCGGGAACCGTCGTCGCCGTCTTCCAGCCCGCCGAGGAGTACGGCGCGGGCGCCCAGGCGATGATCGCCGACGGTGTGCTCGACCGCTTCCCCAAGCCCGACATCGTGCTCGGCCAGCACCTCACGCCGCTCCCGGCCGGCACGATCGGCGTGCGCTCGGGCACGCAGATGGCGGCCTCGGACGGCCTCACGGTCGTGCTGCACGGGCGGGGCGGCCACGGCTCGCGGCCGCACTCGACGATCGACCCCGTCGTCATGGCCGCCGCGACCGTCATGCGGCTGCAGACGATCGTGTCGCGCGAGGTCGACCCGCGCGACGTCGCCGTCGTGACGGTCGGATCGATCCACGCGGGCCTCAAGAACAACATCATCCCGGCCGAGGCGAAGCTCGAGCTCAGCCTGCGCTACCCCGACGACGAGGCGCGCGAGCGCGTGCTCGAGAAGGTCGAGCGCATCGTGCGCGCCGAGGCCGCGGCATCCGGAGCCGAAGAGGAGCCCGTCATCACGACGGACCACACGCTCCCGCCCACGATCAACGACGTCGCCGCGACCGACCGGCTCACCCAAGCGTTCGACGCAGCCTTCGGCCAGGGCACCGTCGTCGACCCGGGCATGTTCACGGGCTCGGAGGACGTCTCGTGGTTCGCGCGCGAGTCCGGCGTGCCCCTCGTGTACTGGTTCTGGGGCGGAGTGGACCCGCAGGCATACGCCGAGGCATCCGCTGCCGGCACGCTCGAGCGCGACATCCCGACCAACCACTCGCCCTTCTTCGCGCCGGTTCTGCACCCCACCATCGAGCGCGGCGTCGACGCGCTCGTCGTGGCGGCGCAGGAGTTCCTCGAGGCCCCCGGAAGCGACTGA